A single window of Grus americana isolate bGruAme1 chromosome 6, bGruAme1.mat, whole genome shotgun sequence DNA harbors:
- the ASB18 gene encoding ankyrin repeat and SOCS box protein 18 → MGELPGPVTEKLQISPKLDSEHPLTAHTPATKYYTALVTGDLRSLEVLTDRYYQDVNLVFEISKNELEWQVKSQASYGLSGLWSLEYKRELTTPLCLAARRGHVACLRHLLRRRADPDLAPGGRGALHEACLGGHTDCVELLLEHKADPNLRNDEGLAPLHLCTTQDSLGCAKLLLRHGATVNLPSEDGGETALHVAARHCLCDHARLYLRHGACVDARSAREETALGVLCGQAPGAGEGCLQFCRLLAAHGADIDARDETRRSPLHKACGAANAGLACFLLRRGADVNAIDYDGISPLGCALQNAAFKRELRPHLAVQLLLNHGSQRIWPPAFIKVLKSCAATPEIIEVLFNSYSQIPVSEKWAEAVPEEVFQQHQLFYESFFRLAGTVRCLQHLCRSAIRKKFGSKCHSLIPLLPVPKPLHDYLLLEPEGVVL, encoded by the exons ATGGGCGAGTTACCAGGACCCGTAACAGAAAAGCTACAAATTTCCCCCAAATTGGATTCGGAGCATCCTCTTACGGCTCACACCCCCGCCACCAAATATTACACGGCCCTGGTCACGGGAGACCTGAGAAGCCTTGAGGTCCTGACTGACCGATATTATCAAGATGTCAACCTGGTTTTTGAGATCAGTAAAAATGAGCTGGAGTGGCAGGTGAAAAGCCAAGCGTCTTATGGACTCTCAG gGCTGTGGTCGCTGGAGTACAAGCGGGAGCTGACCACCCCACTGTGCCTCGCCGCCCGCCGCGGGCACGTCGCCTGCCTGCGCCATCTCCTCCGCCGACGGGCGGACCCCGACCTGGCGCCGGGGGGGCGCGGAGCCCTGCACGAAGCCTGCCTCGGGGGGCACACCGACTGCGtcgagctgctgctggagcacaaGGCTGACCCCAACCTGCGGAACGACGAGGGCCTGGCCCCACTGCACCTCTGCACCACTCAAGACTCCCTGGG GTGCGccaagctgctgctgagacaCGGGGCCACCGTCAACCTGCCGAGCGAGGACGGCGGGGAGACCGCGCTGCACGTGGCGGCCAGGCACTGCCTCTGCGACCATGCCCGCCTCTACCTGCGGCACGGGGCGTGCGTCGACGCTCGCAGCGCACGGGAGGAGACGGCCCTCGGCGTCCTCTGCGGGCAGGCACCGGGTGCCGGCGAGGGCTGCCTGCAGTTTTGCCGGCTGCTGGCTGCCCACGGCGCCGACATCGACGCCCGGGATGAGACGCGGAGGAGCCCCTTGCACAAGGCATGCGGGGCCGCCAACGCCGGCCTGGCGTGCTTCCTCCTGCGGCGCGGTGCTGACGTCAACGCCATCGACTATGACGGCATCTCCCCGCTGGGCTGCGCGCTGCAGAACGCCGCCTTCAAGAGGGAGCTGCGGCCCCACCTCGCCGTCCAGCTGCTGCTCAACCACGGCTCCCAGAGGATATGGCCCCCCGCCTTCATCAAG GTGCTGAAGTCCTGCGCGGCCACGCCAGAGATCATCGAAGTCCTCTTCAATTCCTACTCGCAAATCCCCGTCTCCGAGAAGTGGGCCGAGGCCGTGCCGGAAGAGGTGTTTCAG cagcaccagctaTTCTACGAGTCCTTTTTCCGGCTGGCGGGCACAGTCCGGTGCCTGCAACATTTATGCCGCTCCGCCATTCGGAAAAAGTTTGGCAGCAAATGCCATTCCCTTATCCCCTTGCTGCCCGTGCCCAAGCCTTTGCACGATTACCTGCTGCTGGAGCCCGAAGGAGTCGTGCTTTGA
- the GBX2 gene encoding homeobox protein GBX-2: MSAAFQPSLMMMQRPLGSSTAFSIDSLIGSPPPPAPGHFVYTGYPMFMPYRPVVLPPPPPPPPALPQGALQPALPPAHPHHHQLPSLPTGFCSSLAQGMALTSTLMATLPGTFPASPQHQEAARKFAPPGNFDKAEGMPPDGGGDDGKAFLGKDGALLPFPAADAVQASLAGALRGQGKEDPKAEEDAKGKEESFSMDSDLDYSSDDNIPGQAAHKEEDSGNALEENPQNPPNSTNTTSTGKNRRRRTAFTSEQLLELEKEFHCKKYLSLTERSQIAHALKLSEVQVKIWFQNRRAKWKRVKAGNANSKTGEPSRNPKIVVPIPVHVSRFAIRSQHQQLEQARP, encoded by the exons aTGAGCGCGGCTTTCCAGCCCTCGCTGATGATGATGCAGCGCCCGCTGGGAAGCAGCACGGCCTTCAGCATCGACTCGCTCATcggcagccccccgccgcccgcccccggccACTTCGTCTACACCGGCTACCCCATGTTCATGCCCTACCGACCCGTGGTGCTaccgccgccccccccgccgcccccggcgcTGCCGCAGGGCGCCCTGCAACCGGCGCTGCCCCCCGCgcatccccaccaccaccagctccccagcctgcccacGGGtttctgctccagcctggctcAGGGCATGGCTCTCACCTCCACCCTCATGGCCACGCTGCCCGGCACCTTCCCCGCctccccccagcaccaggaGGCCGCCAGGAAGTTCGCACCCCCGGGTAACTTCGATAAAGCCGAGGGGATGCCCCCGGACGGCGGCGGCGACGACGGCAAAGCCTTCCTGGGGAAGGACGgagccctcctgcccttccccgcCGCCGACGCCGTCCAGGCCTCCCTCG CCGGGGCTCTCCGGGGCCAGGGGAAGGAGGACCCCAAAGCAGAAGAGGACGCGAAAGGCAAGGAGGAAAGTTTCTCCATGGACAGCGATCTAGACTATAGCTCGGACGACAACATCCCCGGCCAGGCAGCTCACAAGGAAGAGGACTCTGGCAACGCGCTGGaggaaaacccccaaaacccccctaaTTCCACCAACACCACATCCACGGGCAAAAACCGGCGGAGGCGAACAGCCTTCACCAGcgagcagctgctggagctggaaaAGGAGTTTCACTGCAAAAAGTACCTGTCCCTGACGGAGAGGTCCCAGATCGCTCACGCCCTCAAACTCAGCGAGGTACAGGTGAAAATCTGGTTCCAGAACAGACGGGCTAAATGGAAACGGGTCAAGGCGGGCAACGCCAACTCCAAGACAGGGGAGCCCTCCCGAAACCCTAAGATCGTGGTTCCCATCCCGGTGCATGTCAGCAGGTTTGCGATCAGGAGTCAGCATCAGCAGCTGGAGCAAGCCCGACCCTGA